From a single Rickettsia endosymbiont of Cantharis rufa genomic region:
- a CDS encoding TatD family hydrolase, producing the protein MLIDSHCHLNLLTDLSSRELVAGSGKNIKTTNTSCFLDTVVKPRYDTVLLDSVIQRALENNVQYMQTICTKIEDLPIVLEIAEKYKNVFASVGVHPCEINESSRLITDSEIIELTQNPKIIGIGETGLDYYHEPYDKKLQKDSLVAHIHAASSTLLPVIIHTREADKDTIDILTSEIRNSKFPGLIHCFTSSKNLATKMLDIGLYISMSGIITFKNATDLQEIVKYVPLDRLLIETDSPYLAPTPMRGKQNEPAFVKYVAEKVAELKNITSKEVANTTTRNFKTLFSKFEKHTRLI; encoded by the coding sequence TAATTTACTTACTGACTTGTCATCCCGCGAGCTCGTAGCGGGATCCGGTAAAAATATTAAAACAACTAATACTAGTTGTTTTTTGGATACCGTGGTCAAGCCACGGTATGACACGGTGCTTCTAGATTCTGTCATTCAAAGAGCGTTAGAAAATAATGTGCAGTATATGCAAACTATCTGCACTAAAATTGAAGACTTACCGATTGTTTTAGAAATAGCTGAAAAGTATAAAAATGTTTTTGCGAGTGTTGGAGTGCATCCTTGTGAAATTAACGAAAGCAGCAGGCTAATTACGGATTCAGAAATAATAGAGCTAACCCAGAATCCGAAAATTATTGGAATCGGTGAGACAGGTCTTGATTATTATCATGAACCTTACGATAAAAAACTACAAAAAGATTCGCTAGTAGCGCATATACATGCGGCGTCTAGTACACTCCTACCCGTTATTATTCATACAAGAGAAGCAGACAAGGATACAATAGATATTTTAACCTCAGAAATTCGTAATAGCAAATTTCCTGGTCTGATCCACTGCTTTACTTCCTCAAAAAATCTAGCAACAAAAATGTTGGATATCGGCTTGTATATTTCAATGTCAGGTATTATAACTTTCAAGAATGCAACTGATTTGCAGGAAATAGTTAAATATGTACCGCTTGATAGATTATTGATTGAAACCGACTCGCCTTATTTAGCTCCTACCCCCATGCGTGGTAAACAAAATGAACCGGCTTTCGTTAAATATGTTGCCGAGAAAGTCGCCGAACTCAAAAATATCACTTCAAAAGAAGTGGCAAATACTACTACTCGTAACTTCAAAACATTATTTTCTAAATTTGAAAAGCATACTCGTTTAATTTGA
- a CDS encoding polyhydroxyalkanoate depolymerase — protein MMNCDLSTNYTYYMLEGLRAQIAPMHLGIKILKEAYEHESLEDNGFARIMHAYLTLCERMTRKYEKPEFNILETIIDDKTYNINEKVILKKPFCELRHFEKTGFKKELPKLLIVAPMAGHHATLLRSTVQELLPYTNVYITDWTEASYVPLEAEHFDMDDYIDYVMEFINFMGSNIHTMAVCQPTVPLLAATSLMSENNSPNVPSSMILMGGPIDARKNPTVVNEFAQSKSLEWFCKMVTMQVPPNYPGHGRKVYPGFLQLAGFMSLNLFRHMDSHLELWQSLLNCDYKKADHTIKFYDEYLAGMDMPAEFYLQTIDEVFQQFSLARGKLVSEKRPIDLKHITKCALLGIEGEFDDIAAIGQTKAALKLCPNIPESMKRYHLQKGVGHYGVFSGSKFKQFIVPIIKDFIYDFDKTNFK, from the coding sequence ATGATGAACTGTGATTTAAGTACTAATTATACATATTATATGTTAGAGGGGCTTAGAGCGCAAATTGCCCCAATGCATTTAGGCATAAAAATTCTAAAAGAAGCATATGAACATGAGTCACTAGAAGATAACGGTTTTGCAAGAATTATGCATGCTTATTTAACTCTTTGCGAACGCATGACTAGAAAATATGAAAAACCTGAATTTAATATTCTTGAAACAATAATTGACGATAAAACCTATAACATAAATGAAAAAGTTATACTAAAAAAACCTTTTTGCGAATTAAGGCATTTTGAAAAAACAGGTTTTAAAAAAGAATTACCTAAATTATTAATAGTAGCACCTATGGCAGGGCATCACGCTACTTTACTTAGATCAACAGTACAAGAATTGTTACCTTATACGAATGTGTATATTACGGATTGGACAGAAGCAAGTTATGTACCACTTGAAGCAGAGCATTTTGATATGGATGATTATATTGATTACGTAATGGAGTTTATCAATTTTATGGGATCAAATATTCACACTATGGCAGTTTGCCAACCTACCGTACCTCTGCTTGCTGCCACTAGTTTAATGTCGGAAAATAATAGTCCAAATGTTCCAAGCTCAATGATTTTGATGGGCGGTCCTATCGATGCAAGAAAAAACCCTACGGTAGTTAATGAATTTGCTCAAAGTAAAAGTTTAGAATGGTTCTGCAAAATGGTTACAATGCAGGTACCGCCAAATTATCCCGGTCATGGAAGAAAAGTATATCCTGGCTTCCTCCAGCTTGCCGGTTTTATGAGTTTAAACTTGTTCCGTCACATGGATTCGCATTTAGAATTATGGCAAAGCCTATTAAATTGTGACTATAAAAAAGCCGATCATACTATTAAATTTTATGATGAGTACTTAGCAGGTATGGATATGCCGGCAGAGTTTTATTTACAAACTATAGATGAAGTATTCCAACAATTTTCATTAGCAAGAGGTAAATTAGTTTCTGAGAAGCGTCCGATCGATTTAAAACATATTACCAAATGTGCTTTACTCGGTATTGAAGGGGAGTTCGATGACATTGCAGCAATAGGGCAAACAAAAGCTGCTTTAAAACTTTGCCCCAACATACCTGAATCAATGAAAAGATATCATTTACAAAAAGGGGTAGGGCATTACGGGGTATTTAGCGGAAGTAAATTTAAACAGTTTATAGTACCTATTATCAAAGATTTTATCTATGATTTTGATAAAACTAATTTCAAGTAA
- a CDS encoding IS3 family transposase has translation MPIRYAWIKENRGNFSISAMCKFMKVSRNGYYEWLNNLGCNRVKEGNELTNRIEIIFKEGRGNYGTRPIKKELSRQDITASRRRIARLIKEANLLCKTKRKFKAITDSNHNKQIAPNLLNREFTVYAANCYWVGDITYVPTGEGWLYLATVIDLFSRKIIGWSMSNNMRADLVNNALLMAIWQRKPAKGLIWHTDRGSQYCSDSHLKIIKQHGIKQSMGRKGNCLDNAVAESFFHTIKTELMYQYKFKTKEEAKYAIFEYIEVFYNRIRMYSANDYLSPVRYEEIQNCA, from the coding sequence ATCCCAATAAGGTACGCATGGATAAAGGAAAACAGAGGTAATTTTTCCATTTCTGCTATGTGTAAATTTATGAAAGTATCACGTAATGGTTATTATGAATGGTTAAATAATCTTGGATGTAATAGGGTTAAAGAAGGTAATGAATTAACAAACAGAATTGAAATTATCTTTAAAGAAGGTAGAGGTAATTATGGAACTAGACCTATTAAAAAGGAACTATCACGGCAAGATATAACTGCTAGTAGGAGACGCATTGCAAGACTAATAAAAGAAGCTAATTTGCTATGTAAAACTAAACGTAAATTTAAAGCCATTACTGACTCTAATCATAATAAGCAAATTGCTCCTAATTTATTAAATAGAGAGTTTACAGTTTATGCTGCTAATTGTTATTGGGTTGGAGACATAACCTATGTGCCAACTGGTGAAGGCTGGCTATATTTAGCAACTGTTATTGATCTATTTTCTAGAAAAATTATAGGATGGTCTATGAGTAATAACATGAGAGCTGATTTGGTTAATAATGCTTTATTAATGGCAATATGGCAACGTAAACCAGCAAAAGGGCTTATTTGGCATACTGATAGAGGTAGTCAATATTGTTCTGATAGTCATTTAAAAATTATAAAACAACATGGTATCAAACAGAGTATGGGTCGTAAAGGAAATTGCTTGGATAATGCTGTTGCTGAAAGTTTCTTTCATACTATAAAAACAGAATTAATGTATCAATATAAATTTAAAACTAAGGAGGAAGCAAAATATGCCATATTTGAATATATAGAGGTATTTTATAACCGTATCAGAATGTATTCTGCTAACGATTATTTATCACCAGTAAGATATGAAGAGATACAAAATTGCGCTTAA
- a CDS encoding transposase, with protein sequence MPDIEPKIYPAEFKESAIRLAIESKQPFAQTARELGITKYSLYNWVNKHSKLKEVMRYEEHLYDELRRLKKN encoded by the coding sequence ATGCCGGATATAGAGCCAAAGATATATCCAGCTGAATTTAAAGAATCAGCGATTAGATTAGCTATTGAGTCTAAGCAACCTTTTGCTCAAACAGCTAGAGAACTAGGAATTACGAAGTATAGTCTATATAATTGGGTTAATAAACATTCAAAACTCAAGGAAGTAATGAGATATGAAGAACATCTGTATGATGAATTAAGGAGATTGAAGAAGAACTAG
- the mutM gene encoding bifunctional DNA-formamidopyrimidine glycosylase/DNA-(apurinic or apyrimidinic site) lyase, translating into MPELPEVETLKNSLKDKLIGLVIENIELKRDNLRYKLSPLLATEILNTNILDVRRRAKYLIIDFNNDYSLIVHLGMSGRFTLQHSNYEATKHDHVIFDLSNGEKLIFNDTRRFGMIYSFKTVLLEKEFFYNLAIEPLSDLLTLGYLKSKLIARKIPIKNLIMDNGIIVGVGNIYASESLHLAQINPDKLGSNLRDDEIENLIKSIRKVLTKAITAGGTTLKDFVNGNSKPGYFTQQLMVYGREGQKCLNCSGTIIKTKHSGRATFYCETCQYT; encoded by the coding sequence ATGCCAGAGCTTCCTGAAGTAGAAACTCTTAAAAACTCTCTAAAAGATAAGCTAATTGGGCTTGTTATAGAAAATATAGAGTTAAAAAGAGACAATTTGCGTTATAAATTATCCCCGCTTTTAGCTACAGAAATCTTAAATACTAATATACTGGATGTTAGGCGTCGTGCAAAATATTTAATTATAGATTTTAATAATGATTATTCTTTAATCGTTCATCTTGGCATGAGCGGTAGGTTTACTTTACAGCATTCTAACTATGAAGCCACAAAACACGATCATGTAATTTTTGATTTAAGTAACGGTGAGAAGTTAATTTTCAACGATACTAGACGATTCGGTATGATTTATAGTTTTAAAACTGTTCTTTTAGAAAAAGAATTTTTTTATAATCTAGCAATAGAACCGCTTTCTGATTTATTAACACTCGGATATTTAAAAAGCAAATTAATTGCACGAAAAATACCGATAAAAAATTTAATTATGGATAATGGAATTATAGTTGGGGTTGGCAATATTTATGCTTCAGAAAGTCTTCATTTAGCTCAAATTAATCCGGATAAATTAGGTAGCAATTTAAGAGATGATGAAATAGAAAATTTAATTAAATCAATTAGAAAAGTGTTAACTAAAGCTATAACTGCCGGTGGTACTACTCTTAAAGATTTTGTAAACGGCAATAGTAAACCAGGTTATTTTACTCAGCAACTTATGGTTTATGGTAGAGAAGGACAAAAATGCTTGAACTGCTCTGGTACTATTATCAAGACAAAACACTCAGGGAGAGCTACTTTTTATTGTGAAACTTGCCAATATACTTAA
- the ubiE gene encoding bifunctional demethylmenaquinone methyltransferase/2-methoxy-6-polyprenyl-1,4-benzoquinol methylase UbiE: protein MNQTNFGFKKVDYTKKQGLVNNVFSNVADKYDLMNDLMSFGLHRLWKDEFIRQIPNLNSHILDVASGSGDIALKLAKKARDRGNNISVTLSDINEKMSKQAKKKAIDLNLSQNLKFTVASAEELPFLDNSFDYYTIAFGIRNVPDINKALKEAYRVLKPMGKFICLEFSKVKEGCLKDFYKFYSFNIIPTIGQMITSNKEAYEYLVESIDLFPSQDEFRIMIKEAGFEEVGYKNLNGGIVAIHSAYKL, encoded by the coding sequence ATGAACCAAACAAATTTTGGCTTTAAAAAAGTAGATTACACTAAAAAACAAGGATTAGTAAATAACGTTTTTTCTAATGTCGCTGATAAGTATGATTTAATGAATGACTTAATGAGTTTTGGATTACATCGCTTATGGAAAGATGAATTTATAAGACAAATTCCAAATCTCAACTCTCATATATTAGATGTTGCTAGCGGTAGTGGTGATATTGCCTTAAAACTTGCTAAAAAAGCAAGAGATAGGGGAAATAATATCTCTGTAACTTTAAGCGACATTAATGAAAAAATGTCGAAGCAAGCTAAGAAAAAAGCAATAGATCTTAATTTATCTCAAAACCTTAAATTTACTGTAGCAAGTGCTGAAGAACTGCCTTTTTTAGATAATAGTTTCGATTATTATACTATAGCGTTTGGTATTAGAAACGTACCTGACATAAATAAGGCTTTAAAGGAAGCATATAGGGTTTTAAAGCCAATGGGTAAGTTTATATGTCTTGAGTTTTCAAAAGTAAAAGAGGGGTGCTTAAAAGATTTTTATAAATTTTACTCATTTAATATTATACCTACTATAGGTCAAATGATTACGAGCAATAAAGAGGCATATGAGTATTTAGTCGAGAGTATAGATTTATTCCCCTCACAAGATGAGTTTAGAATAATGATTAAAGAAGCTGGCTTTGAGGAAGTCGGTTATAAAAACTTAAACGGAGGAATAGTTGCTATTCATAGTGCATATAAATTATGA
- the ubiB gene encoding 2-polyprenylphenol 6-hydroxylase codes for MIYNFFNLIRICRIISKKQILIDARIPKYFRYIGYILALFSAPLSLIKKPREDYGKRLIDCLSSLGPIYIKFGQALSTRVDLVGAEIADYLRLLQDKLPPFDSGVARKLIMSLRGDMYVDEAISANKQEIATQSTTARNEPPLFLHFDYTPIAAASISQVHKARLATGEYVAVKILRPDIHKKYNRDIKLLYFLAKIVSKFSKAKRLKPIKVVDKFHETMKFELDLRLEAAAASELTDNMRNDINVIIPKIYWDLTSENILTTKWLDGTSIYDTKLLKEMGLKPKKIAQDFAVMFFNQAYRDGFFHADLHPGNILVNKQGKIILLDFGIMGRLKEKDRLAVAESLFGFLKRDYKLVAKVHLRAGYILSNTDLDLFAGSCRAVTEPIIGTPTKNISIGKLLAHLFKITEDFGMEVQPELLLLQKTLIMVEGIGRQLDKNVNMWQLAEPWIKKWAVKNLSPEAKLLRLIKHHLEELYSKIDEF; via the coding sequence ATGATTTATAATTTTTTTAATTTAATACGAATTTGTCGCATCATTAGTAAAAAGCAAATTCTAATTGACGCTAGAATTCCTAAATATTTTAGGTATATCGGTTATATATTAGCGTTATTTTCTGCTCCGCTATCATTAATCAAAAAACCACGCGAAGATTACGGTAAACGCTTAATAGATTGTTTAAGTAGCCTTGGACCCATTTATATTAAATTCGGACAAGCTCTTTCGACAAGAGTCGATTTAGTAGGGGCGGAGATAGCAGATTATTTAAGGTTATTACAAGATAAGTTACCTCCATTTGATAGTGGCGTGGCAAGAAAGTTGATAATGTCATTGCGAGGAGATATGTATGTCGACGAAGCAATCTCAGCAAATAAACAAGAGATTGCCACGCAGTCTACGACTGCTCGCAATGAGCCCCCCCTTTTCTTACACTTCGACTATACCCCTATAGCCGCTGCCTCAATCTCTCAGGTACATAAAGCACGGCTAGCAACCGGTGAGTATGTTGCAGTAAAAATTTTGCGTCCCGATATTCATAAAAAATATAACCGTGATATTAAGCTGCTATATTTTCTTGCAAAAATCGTTTCAAAATTTTCTAAAGCTAAAAGGCTAAAACCGATTAAAGTAGTTGATAAATTTCACGAAACTATGAAATTTGAGCTTGATTTAAGGTTAGAAGCGGCGGCAGCTTCCGAGCTTACAGATAATATGCGAAATGATATTAATGTGATAATTCCTAAAATATATTGGGATTTAACATCAGAAAATATACTAACTACCAAGTGGTTAGACGGAACTTCTATATATGATACCAAGCTGCTAAAGGAAATGGGCTTAAAACCAAAAAAAATAGCTCAGGATTTTGCCGTAATGTTTTTCAATCAAGCCTATAGAGACGGATTTTTTCATGCTGATTTACACCCTGGAAATATTTTAGTAAATAAGCAAGGTAAGATAATTTTGCTTGATTTCGGTATTATGGGCAGACTTAAAGAAAAAGACCGCTTAGCTGTTGCTGAAAGTCTATTCGGCTTTTTAAAGCGTGATTATAAATTAGTTGCTAAAGTACATTTAAGGGCAGGATACATCCTCTCAAATACTGATTTAGATTTATTCGCCGGGAGCTGTAGAGCAGTTACCGAACCTATAATAGGAACGCCTACGAAAAATATTTCCATAGGTAAGTTGCTCGCACACTTATTTAAAATCACGGAAGATTTTGGCATGGAAGTACAACCGGAATTGTTGCTATTGCAAAAGACTTTGATAATGGTAGAAGGAATAGGTAGACAGTTGGATAAGAACGTTAATATGTGGCAGCTAGCCGAACCTTGGATTAAAAAATGGGCAGTGAAAAACCTAAGCCCTGAAGCGAAGTTATTGCGACTAATAAAGCATCATTTAGAAGAATTATATAGCAAAATAGATGAGTTCTAG
- a CDS encoding type II toxin-antitoxin system PemK/MazF family toxin, protein MQNTRPAVAFSSYKYNLKSGLALFAPITSQIENYPFEVIIDFQQIKGAVLCDQVRSIDFKVRKANKIFNIK, encoded by the coding sequence ATTCAAAACACACGCCCAGCGGTTGCTTTTAGCTCTTACAAATATAATCTCAAAAGCGGTCTTGCTTTATTTGCCCCTATTACTAGTCAAATAGAAAATTATCCATTTGAAGTGATAATAGATTTTCAGCAAATAAAGGGGGCGGTATTATGTGATCAGGTTAGATCAATAGATTTCAAAGTACGCAAAGCAAATAAAATTTTTAACATTAAATGA
- a CDS encoding IS1-like element transposase, with protein MSINGSGVRDTVRVLKVGINTVIRVLKKSSVKKDKSFYQYDRSNYCS; from the coding sequence ATGTCAATCAATGGCTCTGGAGTTAGGGATACAGTAAGAGTATTAAAAGTGGGTATCAATACGGTTATCCGTGTTTTAAAAAAATCTAGCGTTAAAAAAGATAAATCATTCTATCAATACGATAGAAGTAATTATTGCTCCTGA
- a CDS encoding IS1 family transposase — MVSKKYTQRIERGNLNLRTRCKRLTRKTICFSKSLDIHDKVIGTLIERIAFNTHICKMEVRPYY, encoded by the coding sequence ATTGTTAGTAAAAAATATACTCAACGGATAGAACGGGGTAACTTAAATCTTAGAACAAGATGCAAAAGACTGACACGTAAAACAATTTGTTTTTCCAAGTCATTGGATATTCATGATAAAGTCATCGGAACTCTTATTGAACGTATAGCATTTAATACCCACATCTGCAAAATGGAGGTGCGACCCTATTATTAA
- the der gene encoding ribosome biogenesis GTPase Der codes for MTRKIIALVGRPNVGKSTLFNRLSMRKKAIVHDLPGVTRDRKYTDGKIGSFEFLLIDTPGLEENPYDMGKRLIEQTTKAILEADLICFMVDGRSGILPDDKLLSNFVRKYNKPAVLVVNKCEKAFDFDKEYYKLGFDSMVAISAEHGTGLIDLYDEVIAKLPEEESIETNIADPIKGDCLQIVVSGRPNAGKSTFINALINDERLLTGPEAGITRESIEIDWQYKNNHIKLIDTAGLRKKSTITESLEKLSASDAINSIKFANTVILMIDALAPLKQQDLNIASHVVNEGRSIVIVVNKWDLVKESEKEVFQEEFYYQITTHLPQVKGIPVLFISAINKKNIEQVLEACLKIYKIWNKEIITSKLNEWLNFTTEAHPLPLQKGGKRVRVKYMTQTKTRPPTFKLFSNNPKKITDSYTRYLVNNMREAFDMPGIPIRFTYVKTKNPYV; via the coding sequence ATGACTAGGAAAATTATTGCTTTGGTTGGTCGTCCGAATGTAGGCAAATCAACATTATTCAATCGCTTAAGTATGCGTAAAAAAGCTATTGTTCACGATCTACCGGGCGTTACTAGGGATAGAAAATATACAGACGGCAAAATCGGCTCTTTTGAATTTTTGCTAATTGACACTCCAGGGCTTGAAGAGAATCCGTATGATATGGGTAAACGCCTAATAGAACAAACTACTAAAGCAATTTTAGAGGCAGATTTAATTTGCTTTATGGTTGACGGTAGAAGTGGAATATTACCGGATGATAAATTATTAAGTAATTTTGTCAGAAAATATAATAAACCTGCTGTATTGGTGGTTAATAAATGCGAGAAAGCTTTTGATTTCGATAAAGAATATTATAAGCTCGGATTCGATAGTATGGTCGCTATTTCAGCCGAACATGGCACGGGTTTAATTGATTTATATGATGAGGTTATTGCCAAGTTACCTGAGGAAGAATCAATCGAGACAAATATAGCCGATCCAATTAAAGGGGATTGTTTACAGATAGTAGTTAGCGGCAGACCTAACGCCGGAAAATCTACTTTTATAAATGCTCTTATTAACGATGAAAGGTTATTAACCGGTCCTGAAGCAGGTATTACTCGTGAATCAATTGAGATTGATTGGCAATATAAAAATAATCATATTAAATTGATCGATACGGCAGGACTTCGTAAGAAATCTACTATTACCGAATCACTTGAAAAATTATCGGCATCAGATGCTATTAATAGTATTAAATTTGCTAATACCGTAATTCTAATGATTGATGCTTTAGCTCCTTTAAAACAGCAAGATTTAAATATTGCAAGCCATGTAGTAAATGAAGGAAGAAGCATAGTTATAGTAGTGAATAAATGGGATTTAGTTAAAGAATCTGAAAAAGAAGTATTTCAGGAAGAGTTTTATTACCAAATAACTACTCATTTACCTCAGGTTAAAGGTATTCCAGTGCTATTCATTTCAGCTATAAATAAAAAAAATATTGAACAAGTTTTAGAGGCTTGTCTTAAAATTTATAAAATTTGGAATAAGGAAATAATTACTAGCAAATTAAATGAATGGCTTAATTTCACTACGGAAGCACATCCGCTACCTCTACAAAAAGGCGGTAAAAGAGTACGTGTAAAATATATGACTCAAACAAAAACTCGCCCACCTACTTTCAAATTATTTTCCAATAATCCGAAAAAAATTACCGATAGCTACACACGATATCTAGTAAATAATATGCGTGAAGCTTTCGATATGCCCGGCATTCCTATAAGATTTACTTACGTAAAAACTAAGAATCCGTATGTGTAG
- a CDS encoding SemiSWEET family sugar transporter: MSPKFIKCYEKYMTIVSTIGNFMFYVQARKIFTCKSSASVSMPAFTISAIAFCSWLIYGILIKNTPIIIANIVGFIEALLILLTIIIY; encoded by the coding sequence ATGTCTCCAAAATTTATAAAATGTTACGAAAAATATATGACGATTGTCAGTACAATCGGCAATTTTATGTTTTACGTACAAGCTCGTAAGATTTTCACCTGTAAATCTTCGGCTTCTGTTTCTATGCCCGCCTTTACTATAAGTGCTATTGCTTTTTGTAGCTGGCTTATATACGGTATTTTAATAAAAAACACACCTATTATAATAGCAAATATAGTAGGTTTTATAGAGGCATTACTAATTCTCTTAACCATAATAATATATTAA